The Silene latifolia isolate original U9 population chromosome X, ASM4854445v1, whole genome shotgun sequence genome contains the following window.
CCCTAGGGCTGCTAATTTTTCTTATCACCCTAAATGTGTCCAACTGAACCTTACACACCTTGTCTTTGCAGATAATTTGTTAGTCTTTACTCGTGGAGATCTGCCCTCTGTCAAGGCTGTTGCAGAATGCCTTGATAAGTTAAGTCACTACTCAGGTCTACATGCTAACCCTTCAAAAACTGATCTTTATCTTGGTGGTGTAGATGATACTGTCAGGGACCTTATTTTGGACTCTACTGGATTCAGCATGGGAGCCTTCCCTTTCAGGTATCTTGGCCTTCCCCTCTTTAATGCAAGGATAACCCAGGACATGTATCAACCTCTTTTGGACAAAATTAAAATTAGAGTTATGAATTAGGCTAATCATAGTCTGAGTTATGTAGGAAAAGCCCTTCTTGTGAACTCAGTTATTTTTGGCCTTCATACTTTCTGGGGGCAAGTGTTTTGCTCCCAAAAGGCATAGCTAAGAAGATTATAAAGCTTTGCAAGGACTTTCTCTGGGGGATTGATGCTGGGTCCAGGAGGCATGTCTTCCTGAAGTGGCAGTTGCTATGCTCCCCTAAATTAGAGGGGGGGATAGGCATAAAAGAGGTCCTAAGTTGGAATTGTGCGCAAATGATGAAATGGGTTTGGAAGCTATTTTATAGACCCTACTGTATTTGGACCAAATGGATTACAGCCTATGTTTTAAAAGGGACTAGCTTATGGGATGCTAGGCAAACAATTTCCAACTCTTGGTATTGGAATAATGTGCTTAAAATGAAAGACCTCCTCCTGGGACTTGCAGGTTCTCCTGATCAAGCTCTTCACATGCTTGATACCTGCACTGCTCAGATGTGGTACAGTACTGATACCATGTATGGCTACATTAGGACGAGAAGAACTCCAGTTACCTGGGCTCTTATGATTCATGGGACAGGATGCCACCCCAAGCATTCTTTTACTGGTATGATGGTTATGAATAATGGGCTGCCTACTATGGATAAGCTGATCTCCCGTGGTTTGTATTTGATCAACAGATGTGTGCTTTGTGAACATTGCTGTGAAGATCTCCCTCATCTGTTCTTTGATTGTGACTTCTCTAGGCAAGTACTGACTGCTGTTGCTCACTGGGTTCATATGCCCATGTGCTCCTTTTCTCTGGTTCATATTCTGCAAGCTTGTGTCTCCATTCGAAGAAATATCAAGCAACAGGCTAGCTTGCTAGCTACCATCTACTACTTATGGAAGGAACGAAATGACAGGATTTTTAAGGGTACTAAGTCTACTGTGGATGCTCTTTGTGTTGTTATTAGGAAAGTTGTAACTTTACGTTTGTACGGTTCTCAACTTTCTTAGGCTTGTTGGTAGGACTTTTTCTCTTCTAGTTTTATCTTAGGGGGCTTCCCTAGTCTCCTTTGTAGGAAAGAGTGGCAAGGATCTTGTACTTATATTTTATCATGAAATAAAAAGATCCAAAAActtttctgcaaaaaaaaaaaataataataataaattacacCAATTGATAAAAAATTTAGATCAAATCAAAATTTAACAATAAATTACATCAGCTTTAACAATAAAGTTAAAATATACAATCACACAAATTGTcatcatattaaaaaaaaaattagatcaAATCAAAATTTATCATGTAAAGAAAAATAACCAGATTAAGAAATCAAAATATATTAATATCAATTAAATAAGAAAATCTCATAAAAACAAATCTAATAATACATCAACCATATCCACATGCATCTCACAAGTATctaaataaataagagaaatttgATCAAATATAAAATATACTTCACTGAATATCACTAAAAATTTGACTTTTTATATGCTTTCAAAATATTTTTGAGTAACAGATTTTGATAATGTTTTCGGTGTAATTAGATGAATTATGAGATCGTAAGACACGATAAATTTTGAATGTGTGAAAAAAGAATAGAAAAAAATGAATAAAGAGAGAGATGGAAGAATGGGCAGAGGAAAGAGAGCAGAGAGGATGTGCGGGTATGAAGACTAAAAGTTAAGGTTATATTTTACAATGTTCATCTTAATAAACAATCATCATGGGCTGATTTAATTGacccatttttttcatttttttcttttacaTGGGTCATTTTAGGATGGTACTTCGTAGTTCATATGAAACAGTACATTGTATTAACTAGATGGTTTTATCATATTTACTTCTTTCAAATGGGTCGGGTGGGTTAGATTTCCGTTCAAAATACGGGTTGTATCATATACACGAGTTAGGTCATAACTTATAAGGTTAATGGTCGGGTTAGGGTTAGAACACGGGTCAAAATTGTGACGCCTCTTCCTTAGAtttgaaaaatattttttaaaaactaATTCAAATTCAATATTacaattttaatcatattcattatTTACATTAGTTATTCGAAAAGAATTATAACataataaaaaattataaaaattaagttactttaataTTAAATGGTGTAAAAGTtactttaattatttttttaatacTAAATGgtataaagtaaaaaaaaattaataattgtTTTAGGTATTATTTGacatataatatatatatatatatatatatatatatatatatatacgagtAACATTTATGGGTTATCTTGACCATCGGGTTGAGTTCGACCATAAGTAAACAAGTCTTTTAGGTTTCAGTAACTCAGTTGATCACTAACTTAACATTTTAGATACTTCCTATTGAACTTAACGTATTGTGTTCTGTTAACATACTTGTACacaaattattatttaaaatgagTGTGTTTCTTTTAAACTTAAGATGAGTCAAGTAGTATAAATAAGACAAAATCTAAATACACAGGGAAAATAATAGATTTGTCTTATATGCCAAGTGGGATAATATTTGACCACTTTTAATTTTAAGATGGATACCTCCATCTTTAGGAGACTAATCGATAATTGTATTGTATTTCAAGAATGCTTAATTTGCCATTCAATCGTTTTAACGTATGTATATCAAGTATATGTATATTGGGTTTATATGACCGAATGTCAACTAATATTTTGGATTATGCTCGCTCCGCTCAGTTAAATTCATACGAATATTTTTTGCACATAGTTAAAAAAAAGTAgttaaattttaaaaaataataatgGAAAAGTAGTAAAAATAAGAGGGTTGCTAAACTACCCTTGCTTATATAATGTCGTTCACTTGGTATGAATTGAGAAAGTATATGAAGGCATACTGGTATTTTAAGTGGTATAAAAGTAAACAATATAGAAACGTATAAAATCAAATTGAACATCCCGAAAAGGAAATATGTGAAATTCAACTGAACACCAGAAATTTCAATAATCATGTTGATGATTCACATGTGTTACTTAAATGATTTTAAAGCTATATTTATAAtagcatacccgtgcaattttgcacgggttgaaaactaGTTAAACTTATTGTTTAGTAGGAAGGAATATGGGTTGTAATTTGTATCCCGTAAAGTGATAGATGTAGGCAAGGTTTTTAGCAAGGGAGAGTTGTTTTGTTAATGTGAATTGTTTCACAAATtgtcattgaagacggacactttTCGTATTTTCAAAAAGACCTCTCACAAGATGCAAGTGGGGTGAGGGAGGggtttttttttggaaaaacgGTCACAAGCGAGACTTACTGGAATTGTTTATATATATTGATTATGTTGGAACTCTTGGTATTGTTGGAATTTTGGCAGCGGAAGTATATTTAGCCAGAGGCCTTAATATAAACATAGATAATTTTATTTATACGTATTAAAATACTATGGTGTTACATATGAGGAGGAGATGATAGTGAGTGAGACTAATTAGCTCCATAATTAGGGCTACTGGCTACACTCATTAGTTCAATACTAGACGGAGATATTTATATGTCGTAAATGattttgttgttattgatttGTTTTGCGCGTGTTACACTTGAATACAATTGCACAATGACTTTTTTTGGTGCAATATATAATGCACAACTGGTAATGACCTATTTATACTAGTTCGGCTACATAACTTTCTAACAAACACCACACATTTTAGTCGGCCAACTTCCCACCGCTATTACAAAGAGTAATATATAATTTTCTAGATTATTTTGAATAATGTTTCTAACATATGTATTATCACATAATTTAAGAAGAGTTTTCTAAGATGCTAAAACTAATTTGGTTGAATTAGGTCAATAGTTTTCTGGATCCCTGACTACACAAGTTTGTGGCATGCACAGTAGGGAGAGACGGAAAATTTAAGGCTCTGGATGCTGCAGCGACTGCAAAATGTCTTGCAGAAAAGAAAGAGAATGAACAGAAGCAGAAGAAAGAGGCATTGAAGCTCAAACGGGCAAGACTGGAGCAAGAAAGTTTGAAGCAAAATAAAGAACTTGGAATAAAACTGAAAGaggaagcaaaaaaaaaaagagatactGAAGATGCTCCAAAGAAAAGACGGGGAGCAGGAGAAGAGAAGATCGATAAGGAGTGGAAGCGGCAGCGTGTAGAAGATGCAAGATGTGAGAAGAAGCAAGCACATGAAAAACCTCATGCTTGGAGGGTGGAATTTAGATATGGAGTTGAGGTTTGACCTAGCTTGTTTCTTTGTAAATTATTCACTAAATAGTCTTAGTGTTGTTGCTTGTCCAATTTTTGCCAACTTTGTAGGAAGAAAGAACATTTGAAGAAAAGGAGCTAAATAAGCAAGAACAAAAAGAATTCAATAGAACCATTGAAGTAAATAGTTCAAGTACTCCGGCTAATGTATTGGTAGATGCCGGGAAAGTTAAAACCAAGGCTGGTGGTAGAATTCCTACCGTAAGTGCCAATTTTTCACTAAACCATGTTTTATTTAAAAGACAAATTATTGCTAACTTTGCATATTACTAAATCAACCCTTTTTTTTACATGAAGAAACATAATCAATCTTTTTCAAATTTATAATCGCTTAAGGAGTTTGTAGTTAAGTGTTTAGGTAGTGTCATTTGCGGACGCGTATGAGCTTATAACCCATCTTTTTAAGAGGAAACTAATTTTATTATTCGTGCATTGCACGGGCCATATTTTTGCTCCAATTAATGTTCAGATTCTTACAAAAGTATTATTATTTTGTAGGAAATAATTTTTAAAATGTATTATATAATTCAGTTTCTCATAATACCAATTAATTGTATTTGAAATTTCGCAATAAATGGACTCCCCAAGATTACTTGCCactctaagcaaacacaaataATTTTGTAAGGCGGTTTTACACAAATTTATCATAAAACAGGATTGTGTTTGGATTTGTTTTGCTACTATATTAGTGTGAAATCGTCTTACACAACATatcttttttaatttatttcaatGGTTTATTAGATTCAGTTGGACACATTTTAAGATTGCTCCTCAATATTTATACTAAGAAATTCAATCGTAAAACAACTTGTATCCCAATGTTGTCATGATTACAAAAGTTAAAAGACAGAAAATTTTAGTAGTTCCATGATTACAACATTCACATAAATCAGAGATAAACAAATGGAAAACTTGAGAGCTTTTTTCGATCCCTCTTAAATCAAAGTAACATACAACCTTACATCAAGAAGCCATTTAGTTCTCCCCCGAAAATAAGTTGCTTTCTATCAAACATGTCAACGTAAGTACTCCTTAGGCCCTAATATTATGACCATCATGGAGAGCCAACAAACCGTTGCCCAAATCTATGTGATTAACAATGGTTTATTTTGGGATTTTAGGTCATCATAAATATAATGTTGGAGTATGCTGAATTACATCTTACTAGCGTGCCCTTGCGAACTTCACTTCTCATCAATCATAATTAGAATATAAAATGGAACAACGTGAACAAAAGGTTGTAATCAATCGTTTAGATTGTCTTAGAGGCGGTTTGGCCTAATATTACAATTATTTTAAGTAAAGTAGATGACAATTACCGTTAGTatattcttttcttatgttggcTTCAATTATTGCTCTTTTCTCATCCCACTTAGTGTTTCTAGGGCTTTAATTTGCTCAAATTCCTGGTTTTTCCATGTTCACTGCAAAGAGGACAACAATATTAGGGTTAGAAAGTGAGAAAATGGGGACcgtaaagaaaacaaagaattacATGGGGTTGAATTGGAACAGTAAAGAAAACAAAATGAGAGAATTAGGACAGTAAAGGAAACGAAGAATTTGGTAACTGCCACAAAACATTTTTCTTAAATTTAAAGTGAGAGAATTAAATGAGGTTgaatttatgagaataatatgAAGGCAGAAGGACTGGTAATAAATGGGAGTTGCGaattgcatcgtcatacaattaacagCAATTAAATGCTTAAATGCTTTATTAAGTCACATTGTGTGGAGTAACAGTTTATAAAATGAAATGAGGGAAAGCGTAAAAGGCGTTAGAGTTGTATTGATGACAACAATTATGGGGATATGAATATAAACATTTGTAGTTATTAGAAGTTAGAGGAAGACCAAAGCAAATGTGGATCATAATTTACGTCTAAGATCATTCATTGAGAATTAATTTACAGTAATGTCAAGTTAACGGTTAAATGTACAAAAAAGTAAAAGAGGGAAATTTTATTGTGGTGCAACGTGGCAAAGGAGTAGTGTAGAAATTTTGTTTAGGTGGCATTTTAAGAATGCTTAGGTGGCATCTAAGAATGCTTAGGTGGCATTTTAAAAATATGTTTAACatgccttttaataagattttatagattatGAGAGACTATAAAAATTtggatataaaaataataataacacattTAGTGTGAGTTTGGCCTAGTTTTGTAAAGTGTTTTTTAGCCAAAAAATACAAATTGGCCAAACACACAAGTATTTAAAAGTTTAAAAGAGTTTCTTAAAAGCTcaaaaaaatcattttttttttgccattAAAAATAGAAGCATCAATTTGGTACTTCTAGTTTTGAAAAACTCTTCTTAAAAATTAAGCTTAAGAAACAAAAACTCATCTTTAACAATCTAGGCCAAACAGGGGAAGACAAATAGTGAATTATATTAGCTCTAACTGTTGTATAATCCTTTTTACCCTTCAAATTGCACATCTcccttaaataaaaaaaataaagaaaaataaaacgtCCCCTATATCCCAATTTATCTAACATTGATTTATCATTTTCCTGTGACTGTATTTATCAATGTTTGTATTGACAAGTGCTTATAAAGCTACATTATAAAATATCAATGTTGTGTAGTAAACTTTGGGCCAAATAGCTAAATTGGTAAAAAGGAAAAAGTGGAGTTTACATGACGGATTGCATAAATTATAACCAAAGTATTAGATAATATTAGAGCTGTTCAAATGCGGGTTTGGGTCGGACATGGACCGGGCCGAAACGAAAATATATACCCTTTAAGACATTAGTGGGCGGGCTGGGCCAAAAGAACGGGCCACTTATTCTTGCCCTTACCCGCCCTAATGTTAAAAGTCGGATAGCCCGTGTGCTACCGGGCTCGTATAAATATCTGTTAATTTTTGAAAAAAAGGAATTAATTGAAGACTTGAAATGAGAAAATTGCAAAGCTCATATTAAAATAAGGTTTGTTGTATGTATTACTCGTAGTTCTCACGTCTTAGTTAGCCATCAAAACTAAGCAAAATTAAAACTAACTATAATAATACAACCTACGTTAAAGAAGAGGAAAACGAAAGCGGGGGAACTTAGAATTCTAAGCACCTGAGTACTGAAATATTGAAATCAGAAAATAATCAACGACATCATTGATAAATAAAGAGTCGCCAGTTCTCTGTATGACACTCTATTTAGATTTGTATTATAGCCTTATAGGTACTTGTATTTTTTGCTTGTAATGAATAGTTTTTTTTAGACAAAGGTGTACTATTTTATAGAAACATAAGGTTCTATTACATACACACCAACTAAAGCACAAACCGAGGGGCATTAGATGCCCCTAAACTAGACGAAACCCAACTAACATAACTAGTAATACAAAAAAACTCGGTAGAAAAACAAAGACGACGCCTCTTACGCGGTGAATGGTAGAAGGCATCGAACTGGATTGGACAATCTTCTTTTCTTTTAGAGCTGACAACCATTTTCGGAGTCGTAAATCTGGAGTAGATAGTAGAACCGCCAACCATTACCATTGATTTATTCTTGAATTTAGCGCGATCACGACCCATTAAACGTCGACTACAAATCTTGCTTGAGTGTGTCTTCACGGCTGAAAAGATAAACGAACTTTGACTTGACAAATGCTCAGAACTGTCCATTCCAAACTGCTCCAAACGTGTATTTTTGACCATTGAAACCTGTCTAACCTCAATGATGGGATCGAAAATCCTCTCAGTCGATAAGCATGGTCTCTTGACTTCAAGAGGCTGATCCTCTTCATCAGTGAAGTTGTTCGGCTGTCCCAATGAAATGTCCATGGCTGTACAAAGATTCACGGGCAGAGGAACCGAAAAGGGAACCGCGGCTTCACATGAAGAACTttcatggggagttcccgtcGAGGTAGAAGTTTTAGAGAAAAGGGGGCGAACTATTATAGAGGCCCCGGATTTTGGATGAAAAAATTGCAGCTTCCTTCCTAGCAATAAGTTCTCGTAATCGTTGGACGATAGAAACAAATTTTTATGGGCCTATTTTTTGTTGGAGAAGGAGTATTTGGTAGAGCCAAGGGTAGAGGTACCAAAGCGGTTACAATCACTCTTAACTGACAAAGATGGGTGAGTTGCAGAGATTTTGGCGGAATCCGTATTCATGTCAGAAATCTTGTTACTTTCATTCTGAGGAGCATTTATATCAGCAGGCAACAACTCCGTGCTAATTCGAGCAACTTGATTCCCTATATCAAAAGGCACACACATATTATCCACAGCAGGCTCAGCATGATGGATCGAATTTGTACCTTTCTTGTTCTTGCTAAGGGGTCAAAATGATAAGAACTAGTACAACCCAAATCCTTTTTATCTATTATAGATGAAGTAGATTGGCTAGCACACCAATTCTGTTGATCACAGTTTTCAGTCATAGTAACATTATTTGAGCCACTGGCTTCTTGACATACCAGCGAAGAAATAGGCCGTTTCCTTTTTCGAATATCATTAGCTTCAAAAGAATCATCCACCACACGCTTACCATTTCGGTTACAAACATGAAGCTTTCTAACTTCATCCAATTCACGAAGAATATCCTTATTTCGAGGCTCCACCGAGACCGCCTCCTCCAAAGTGCAGCGAGCCTCAGATAACTTATTCAAACTTCTAAGAGCGACCGCTTTACGAAAGAGGGCCTTGGCATGACAAGGATAAAAATTCAAAACCATCAAACATAGAATTAATGCCCCATCGAAAGCATGTAATTTAATAGCAGAAGCAGCTAAATTTAAAGACAAAGAAATTGCTAGGCTTGAAAGAGAGTTTAAATCAAGATCGGACACATCCTTCAGAACATCACTCAAGAGACGACATGCTTTGTCATAGCAGGCACTCGCCTCGACAAACTGATTTTGTCTAAAAAGGTCATTACCTAGGTCTTTAAAGGCATGCATTTTAGAAATGGGGGAAGCATCTAAAAGGGAACAAACAAGATTCAAGCTATCATCATCCTCTGACACAGCACAACCATGGAAATAACCAAAGAACTCAAGAAAATCGGCACAAGATGTATGATTCATGAGGTAGTCGATCTAGCTGAAAGAAAAGGTTTAGAAAAAGCAGCAATAAAACAACACCAACATAGAACACCTAACAAACACGCATCAAAGCAATATTACTAAAATCAAACAAATTATAAAAGCAAGATAACAAACCACAACTCAGAGAAAAAAATGAATACACAGAAACCGTATGACCGATTCAGAAGTGACAAAAGGAGGACGGGAAGCGAGGTAACATCCGACCACCACAAAGACGGAATCTGGACAGACAACCACCGAAACTTTTTCAAAATATGGAAGCTTGGAGCTTCTACCGGCGACTGAAGGGTCTTTGGTGAGGCCGCCGGCGAGAAACGAAGAAAATATGGCGGTGGTGTTCGGGTTTAGGCGGTTAGGGTTTTGGGAAATCGATTTGGGGGTTTTTTTCTCTCGGGAATTGaattttgtgttgtttttgttgatcgCTTGTAATGAATAGTTTGGATTAATAGATACAGAGTATTTAACACTCATATTCTTTTAGCGGGCCGGGTGGGCTAGCCCGCCTTGCAATTCTCTTGTCTGTGTCCGGCCCATTTACAAAATTGGGTCGGTCCGGGTTAGCCCTTGGcccatttttaaaaaaaaattgttatccAAACCCAGTAAAAATTAGGGCTGGATGGGCCGGGTTATCGGACGGTACAACCCATGAACAACTCTAGATAATATATTTGAGATATATAGGAATATATGGTTAGAGTTATATTAGAAAAGGATAGAATAGGATCGGAGAATATTATGAGTATAATAATAtctccggaatattctaggaatATTAGTTAAGTCATTGTAATATGCGTAAGAATTGACGGGACACCTATCGGAGATGGTATAGGAGGACTATCCCCGGTCGGGGATTCAAACACGATATTGGAACAAGATGAAAATTTTGTGGGGATCGATTAGGCTGATAACATGTTAGACGATATAGAAGGGAGTAGGGGCGAAACCAGGAATTATAAGTATCTAGGACTACACTAATTTTTTTTAGATGTGTAATTACAATCAAGGTGGATAAACTCACAATTATGCATTATATACTCCTATTTAACACTTTGTTCTTGCATCCAATTTATTTATTTACC
Protein-coding sequences here:
- the LOC141617053 gene encoding uncharacterized protein LOC141617053, with amino-acid sequence MDPTILAQEKNLLQDYLMIKRAEMQVLYQRAKVQGLQLNDLSTRFFYSRLADRRDRNSVGLIQDEYGTQCTDSKEVSQGFVSYYKNLLGTSSLVQPLPSSLFLQDTVPPDCCSSLVQQVRLQEILDALKSIDRHKSPGIDRYSSGFFLDAWHQVGSDFKAAVFEFFQTCHMPKAANSTLLVLIPKMETPLSVKDFRPIACCTTFYKVVSKILANRLQHILDFIIGPEQAAFVANMDIFDNTMLAHELVSKYGRAHPTPRCLLKVDIRKAFDSVNWGFLQDSLLYLKFPPLFAKWIMACVTSPYYSLLINGKVHVFFPGKCGLRQGDPLSPYLFVICMEVLSRLLRRLPRAANFSYHPKCVQLNLTHLVFADNLLVFTRGDLPSVKAVAECLDKLSHYSGLHANPSKTDLYLGGVDDTVRDLILDSTGFSMGAFPFRKSPSCELSYFWPSYFLGASVLLPKGIAKKIIKLCKDFLWGIDAGSRRHVFLKWQLLCSPKLEGGIGIKEVLSWNCAQMMKWVWKLFYRPYCIWTKWITAYVLKGTSLWDARQTISNSWYWNNVLKMKDLLLGLAGSPDQALHMLDTCTAQMWYSTDTMYGYIRTRRTPVTWALMIHGTGCHPKHSFTGMMVMNNGLPTMDKLISRGLYLINRCVLCEHCCEDLPHLFFDCDFSRQVLTAVAHWVHMPMCSFSLVHILQACVSIRRNIKQQASLLATIYYLWKERNDRIFKGTKSTVDALCVVIRKVVTLLGRDGKFKALDAAATAKCLAEKKENEQKQKKEALKLKRARLEQESLKQNKELGIKLKEEAKKKRDTEDAPKKRRGAGEEKIDKEWKRQRVEDARCEKKQAHEKPHAWRVEFRYGVEEERTFEEKELNKQEQKEFNRTIEVNSSSTPANVLVDAGKVKTKAGGRIPTVIINIMLEYAELHLTSVPLRTSLLINHN